A section of the Bombus terrestris chromosome 2, iyBomTerr1.2, whole genome shotgun sequence genome encodes:
- the LOC100648927 gene encoding uncharacterized protein LOC100648927 isoform X2, with protein sequence MDEINAMSLEESRRSQRPYRYGMVLLCVGALINWLGLAENYVEPVRYVGVACIIAGALLICAAMCCWLHAPPSRATMHTQHTNHPITAQIDDPIHVISIEEPSSGSRQKPPDYEAVTDAPPSYDDAIKLNPSHLFRPNNSNTLSLPTVHNMVPRTVEIVSRDPTPSPPPPYAR encoded by the exons ATGGACGAAATCAATG CAATGTCCTTGGAGGAGTCGCGGCGTTCGCAGCGTCCCTACAGGTACGGAATGGTTCTCCTTTGCGTTGGAGCACTGATAAACTGGTTAGGCCTCGCGGAGAACTACGTCGAACCGGTACGATATGTCGGTGTTGCTTGCATAATCGCAGGCGCTCTTCTCATATGTGCCGCAATGTGTTGTTGGCTGCACGCACCGCCAAGTAGGGCAACCATGCACACACAACACACAAATCATCCAATCACAGCACAG ATCGACGATCCTATTCACGTAATCTCCATTGAGGAACCATCTAGTGGATCCAGACAAAAACCACCAGATTACGAGGCGGTCACGGACGCGCCACCTAGCTACGACGATGCCATCAAGTTGAATCCTAGTCATCTATTTAGGCCGAACAATAGCAACACGTTGTCATTACCAACCGTACACAACATGGTTCCTAGAACCGTGGAGATTGTTTCTAGGGACCCGACGCCGTCGCCGCCGCCGCCTTACGCGAG GTGA
- the LOC100648927 gene encoding uncharacterized protein LOC100648927 isoform X3: protein MSLEESRRSQRPYRYGMVLLCVGALINWLGLAENYVEPVRYVGVACIIAGALLICAAMCCWLHAPPSRATMHTQHTNHPITAQIDDPIHVISIEEPSSGSRQKPPDYEAVTDAPPSYDDAIKLNPSHLFRPNNSNTLSLPTVHNMVPRTVEIVSRDPTPSPPPPYAR from the exons ATGTCCTTGGAGGAGTCGCGGCGTTCGCAGCGTCCCTACAGGTACGGAATGGTTCTCCTTTGCGTTGGAGCACTGATAAACTGGTTAGGCCTCGCGGAGAACTACGTCGAACCGGTACGATATGTCGGTGTTGCTTGCATAATCGCAGGCGCTCTTCTCATATGTGCCGCAATGTGTTGTTGGCTGCACGCACCGCCAAGTAGGGCAACCATGCACACACAACACACAAATCATCCAATCACAGCACAG ATCGACGATCCTATTCACGTAATCTCCATTGAGGAACCATCTAGTGGATCCAGACAAAAACCACCAGATTACGAGGCGGTCACGGACGCGCCACCTAGCTACGACGATGCCATCAAGTTGAATCCTAGTCATCTATTTAGGCCGAACAATAGCAACACGTTGTCATTACCAACCGTACACAACATGGTTCCTAGAACCGTGGAGATTGTTTCTAGGGACCCGACGCCGTCGCCGCCGCCGCCTTACGCGAG GTGA